The Cytobacillus sp. NJ13 sequence GTTGAAAAAAGCTATCAGGAGGCACTGCAGGTCCTGCGCCTTAAAGAACAATTTCCCGAAGAGATCCATCATGTCTATAGCTATCAGCAGCTTGGCATTTTCCGTTATCTTGATGCCATACTTGAAAAGAAAAGGCTGGAACCATATGAGCATCCGGCTATCGAAAAGCTTAACAAATATGATATAGAGCATCGGACCAATCTGCTCACTACTCTGGAAGCCTTCATTGATCATGACAGCAATGTGAATGAAACAGCTAAAAAGCTGCATATTCATATGAATACATTGAATTATCGATTAAAGAGGATAACCGATATCGGGGAAGTTGATCTGAAGAATACGAATACAAAACTTTCTTTATATCTTGAACTTAAAATCCGGAGAATCGAAAAGAAGAGCCCCCATTTGTAGATTTTCACAAATGGAGGCTCTTTAATTTTACTGATTTAACAATGACAGCGCTTTACTAAAATTATTATACTGACAATAGTAAATATCATATTTGATAGATTGAAAGGGGATTTTTCCATGATTATTGGAGTACCTAAAGAGATTAAAAATAACGAAAATCGTGTTGCTGCGACACCAGCAAGCGTTGATGCATTAGTAAAAGCCGGACATAAAGTACTTGTAGAAATCGACGCAGGAAATGGAAGCGGTTTCACCAACGAGGATTATACAGAAGTAGGAGCTGTTATCGTAGATACAGCTGCAGAAGCATGGGCTGCTGAAATGGTTATGAAGGTTAAAGAGCCTCTAGCTTCTGAATATGGCTATTTCCGTGAAGGTTTGGTTCTTTTCACATATCTTCATCTTGCAGCAGAGCCTGAGCTTGCAAAAGCATTAACTGAAAAAGGTGTTACAGCTATCGCATATGAAACAGTAGAAGTAAACCGCACATTGCCTCTTCTTACTCCAATGAGTGAGGTTGCAGGACGCATGTCTGCACAAATTGGAGCTCAATTCCTGCAAAAGACAAATGGCGGAATGGGTATTCTTCTGGCAGGTGTTCCAGGTGTATCACGCGGAAAAGTTACCATCATTGGCGGCGGGGTAGTTGGAATCAACGCTGCGAAAATGGCAATCGGACTTGGCGCACAAGTTACGATCATCGACTTAAGCCCAGAACGTCTGCGCCAGCTTGACGATATCTTCGGAAACAGCATCCAAACTTTAATGTCTAATCCTTTCAACATTGCACAGGCTGTTAAAGATGCTGACCTGGTAATTGGTGCGGTTCTCATCCCAGGAGCTAAAGCGCCTAAGCTTGTAACGGAAGAAATGATTAAAACAATGAAACCTGGTTCAGTAGTTGTTGACGTGGCGATTGACCAGGGCGGTATTTTCGAAACAGTTGATCACATTACAACTCATGACAACCCAACTTACGATAAGCATGGCGTTGTTCACTATGCTGTTGCGAACATGCCTGGTGCCGTTCCAAGAACATCTACAATTGCTCTTACAAACGTTACAATCAACTACGCGCTGCAGATTGCAAACAAAGGCGTTGTTAAAGCTATTGAAGACAATGCAGCACTTAAGCTTGGCGTAAACGTTGTAAACGGCAGCATCACATACCCGGCGGTTGCGAAAGATCTTGGCTATGAGTATGTTTCTGTCGAAGATGCATTTGCTAAAGTAAAAGCTGCTAACTAATAGACCATAAATCCCCTTGGCCAGAGGCTAAGGGGATTTGTTATGTGCATAGGCGTTTTTGCTTTTCTGGTGCTGTCCAGCTTCAGCGCCTACCCCACGAGGTGTCGGGGGTGGGCAAGGCGCCTTCCGCTTTTCTAGTAGCCCACTCAATATGCGGACATCTGCATATTAAATAGAGAAGGCATTGAAAATTAAGGAGGTTACCCTGCATGTATTATTATAGAGGCCCATATAGAAACGGGGACGAAAGGTTCTTCTTTTTAGGAGCTCCTTTTGTCGGCGGACTGCTCGGCGGTTTCCTGGGAGGCGGGCTAGGAGCAGCATTATTTGCTCCCCGTCCATTTTACGGCCCCCCGCCGCCATTCTATGGCCCGCCAGCTGCACTATATGCTCCTTATGGCGGTGGCGGATACCCTGGCTATGGACCATATGGAAACCCTTATTATCGCTAAACAGGTAAAAGCTCTCTTGATTGAGAGCTTTTTTATTAATGTTTACTTACATCCATCTCAGCTTTAGTGTAAGATCACAGCATTTCTGGGGATCCTCTTTATCAGATTCGAAATGGAGGCTGAGCCCGTCAGGTGTATAGGACACCGCAGGAATTCGGGAAATTCCTGTTGATTTTATCATTTTTTCTACTGCATCCTTTTTTGACTGCTGAGCGGCTGACATCAGTTCATAAGAGAACTTTTTTGACTCTGCCATATTTACAAGCAATGTGCTGGCGTCCCTCATGAGGACTTCCATTTTTTTAGCGGAGCTCATGAACATTTGAGGATCGACAGCTGGGAAGGTTCTGTAGAGATGGATAGGATGATAATAAGACTGGCAGGCTTGCGGATAATTCCAGCAGTTTTGAAGCTGAGGGCTGTATCCAGGCTTTGGGTAGC is a genomic window containing:
- the ald gene encoding alanine dehydrogenase, giving the protein MIIGVPKEIKNNENRVAATPASVDALVKAGHKVLVEIDAGNGSGFTNEDYTEVGAVIVDTAAEAWAAEMVMKVKEPLASEYGYFREGLVLFTYLHLAAEPELAKALTEKGVTAIAYETVEVNRTLPLLTPMSEVAGRMSAQIGAQFLQKTNGGMGILLAGVPGVSRGKVTIIGGGVVGINAAKMAIGLGAQVTIIDLSPERLRQLDDIFGNSIQTLMSNPFNIAQAVKDADLVIGAVLIPGAKAPKLVTEEMIKTMKPGSVVVDVAIDQGGIFETVDHITTHDNPTYDKHGVVHYAVANMPGAVPRTSTIALTNVTINYALQIANKGVVKAIEDNAALKLGVNVVNGSITYPAVAKDLGYEYVSVEDAFAKVKAAN